The proteins below are encoded in one region of Coffea arabica cultivar ET-39 chromosome 4c, Coffea Arabica ET-39 HiFi, whole genome shotgun sequence:
- the LOC113739696 gene encoding uncharacterized protein isoform X3, with translation MAIVTGDRYLESLVRYVENNAEPLIEGTLVLKLNPVGLRYVQSRLEALSELESLLSGAPVDYLRAYISDLGDHRALEQLRRILRLLPSLKVVSVLPPPGRDPTPLSLLPFGRLKVLELRGCDLSTSAARGLLELRHTLEKLICHNSTDALRHVFASRIAEIKNSPQWNRLSFVSCACNGLLLMDESLQLLPAIDTLDLSRNKFSKVDNLRKCTKLKHLDLGFNHLRSIASFSEVLCQIVKLVLRNNALTTLRGIQNLKSLEGLDVSYNMISNFSEIEILSGLPSLQSLLLEGNPLCFARWYRAQVFSYFPFPNSLKLDEKKISTREYWKRQIIVAGRQKQPASFGFYSPAKDDGELDGTINTKRRYVLQKRTSRLASIESEDQSTCVCSDQDSALGDSENQSKKEDANSDEEEIADLMNRIEIMKKERSALWFQEFKEWMSPVTQSFDDRKCTGTNNSVNEEVYVKGNTRHRYPGESSRYVSDSFQASGDDSSTNILESDNSFADASLGWNTQSSLDRIGEVASTLFTGQSGGDSVPVIRSFPMDKEHPKSLKNQGSMSAIDNRVESNSSSIAPGSPPHYQQDILHRRQNLEEEFLQFSAESLSVASTDSDTSSEEDSAEFGSWIPQVDRSLIGNFSGTGLDDCSTALCSDDVHHEGENRASASEQNGLCELDIGTRGIPGVENEADWQEEKLRKKKSKRRVVSLAEEDNVDIEPGPVHKSNGDLDIYKVETRHEHHRYISGKESLSMESDDMIMTILNSNNANFGAPESCRQFVRCRCLLQEKSELVESEVAILSGVNKFYVLLGGESDGSVTCLKLIGCHEIGDVREVFVGLGLQVVRVCCKDKSYLFITMSVEKSRKLLALLDSFDSSVLQDNCPLTSLEQVQVNIFERHVYGSATMSIFQYSMVMFWSSNLEGD, from the exons atGGCAATTGTAACTGGAGATAGATACTTGGAATCCTTGGTTCGATACGTGGAGAATAACGCTGAGCCATTGATCGAAGGAACTTTGGTTTTGAAATTGAACCCGGTTGGTTTGCGGTATGTGCAATCGAGGCTTGAGGCGTTATCGGAGCTGGAGAGCTTGCTTTCCGGAGCTCCGGTGGACTATCTCCGAGCTTACATTTCCGACCTTGGTGACCACCGCGCTCTCGAGCAGCTTCGCCGGATCCTCCGCCTTCTTCCGTCGCTTAAGGTGGTTTCTGTGCTTCCCCCTCCTGGTAGGGACCCTACTCCTTTGTCGTTGTTGCCGTTTGGGAGATTGAAGGTTCTGGAGCTTCGTGGGTGTGATTTGTCTACGTCCGCCGCAAGAGGGTTGTTAGAATTGAGGCATACTTTGGAGAAATTAATCTGCCACAACTCAACT GATGCATTACGCCACGTATTTGCTAGTAGAATTGCAGAAATTAAGAATTCTCCACAGTGGAACCGCTTGTCATTTGTTTCGTGTGCTTGTAATGGCTTACTTCTCATGGATGAGTCTTTGCAGCTTCTTCCTGCTATTGACACCCTTGATTTAAgtagaaataaattttccaAGGTGGACAATCTACGGAAGTGCACTAAATTAAAGCATCTGGACCTTGGTTTCAATCATCTGAGAAGTATTGCATCATTTAGTGAG GTGTTGTGTCAAATTGTTAAGCTTGTCTTGAGGAACAATGCTCTTACTACTTTGCGTGGAATCCAGAACTTGAAGTCACTTGAGGGTCTTGATGTCTCCTACAACATGATTTCCAATTTCTCAGAGATAGAGATTCTGTCTGGCCTTCCATCGCTTCAAAGCTTGTTGTTGGAAGGGAATCCTCTCTGTTTTGCAAGATGGTATCGAGCTCAAGTTTTCAGCTATTTTCCTTTCCCTAATAGT CTGAAACTGGATGAAAAGAAAATCTCCACAAGAGAGTATTGGAAACGGCAAATTATTGTTGCTGGTAGACAGAAGCAACCTGCTAGCTTTGGATTTTACTCACCAGCAAAAGATGACGGTGAATTGGATGGAACTATAAACACAAAAAGG AGATATGTGTTGCAGAAGAGGACATCTCGTCTTGCTAGCATTGAGAGTGAAGATCAGAGCACATGTGTGTGCTCTGACCAAGATTCAGCTTTGGGTGATAGTGAAAATCAAAGCAAAAAGGAGGATGCCAATTCGGATGAGGAAGAAATAGCTGATCTGATGAACAGGATTGAAATTATGAAAAAAGAACGGTCTGCTCTATGGTTTCAGGAATTCAAAGAATGGATGTCTCCTGTTACTCAAAGTTTTGATGATAGAAAATGCACAGGGACTAATAACAGTGTCAATGAAGAAGTGTATGTGAAAGGCAATACTAGACATAGGTATCCTGGTGAGAGCTCAAGATATGTATCTGACTCTTTTCAAGCTTCTGGAGATGATAGTAGTACAAATATATTGGAATCCGATAACTCCTTTGCTGATGCATCTTTGGGTTGGAATAcccaaagctcacttgatcgaaTTGGTGAAGTAGCTTCAACACTTTTCACAGGACAATCTGGTGGGGATTCTGTTCCTGTTATCAGAAGTTTTCCCATGGATAAGGAGCAtccaaaatctttaaaaaatCAAGGCAGCATGTCTGCAATTGATAATAGGGTTGAATCCAATTCATCTTCAATTGCACCGGGTTCACCTCCTCACTACCAACAGGATATTTTGCATCGACGTCAGAACTTGGAAGAAGAATTTCTACAGTTCTCTGCTGAGTCCCTTTCAGTTGCGTCCACTGATAGTGATACTAGTAGCGAGGAGGATTCTGCTGAATTTGGTTCCTGGATACCTCAGGTTGATCGATCACTGATTGGTAATTTCTCAGGAACGGGTTTGGATGATTGCTCAACTGCACTTTGCTCGGATGATGTGCACCATGAAGGAGAGAACCGAGCTTCTGCATCAGAGCAAAATGGTTTGTGTGAATTAGATATAGGTACTAGAGGGATTCCTGGTGTTGAGAATGAGGCTGATTGGCAGGAGGAGAAGTTGCGAAAAAAGAAATCGAAAAGAAGAGTCGTTTCATTAGCAGAGGAGGATAATGTTGATATAGAACCAGGGCCAGTTCACAAGTCAAATGGAGATTTGGACATTTATAAAGTTGAAACAAGACATGAACATCATAGATATATATCTGGGAAAGAATCCTTATCTATGGAGTCAGATGATATGATTATGACCATTTTGAACTCAAATAATGCGAATTTTGGAGCTCCTGAATCTTGTAGACAATTTGTACGTTGCAGATGCTTGCTTCAGGAGAAATCTGAGTTGGTGGAAAg TGAAGTAGCCATACTGAGTGGCGTGAACAAATTTTATGTACTACTCGGTGGTGAATCTGATGGGTCAG TAACCTGTTTAAAGCTTATTGGTTGTCATGAAATTGGAGATGTGAGAGAGGTTTTTGTTGGTTTGGGACTTCAGGTCGTAAG GGTATGCTGCAAAGACAAATCATATTTGTTCATTACCATGAGTGTAGAGAAATCCAGAAAATTGCTAGCTCTATTGGATTCCTTTGATTCATCTGTATTGCAGGATAACTGCCCACTCACGAG TTTGGAGCAGGTTCAAGTTAATATCTTCGAGAGGCATGTATATGGAAGTGCAACCATGAGCATTTTTCAGTACTCAATGGTGATGTTTTGGAGCAGCAATTTAGAAG gTGATTGA
- the LOC140005035 gene encoding uncharacterized protein: MTCLRRLEVGDQPDGLYFKKMLDTMSYHWTCPPGVWTLCDCVMGNVALCAPSIISSGVVKVLFSDGRLVIYTRPVKAAELMLENPGQFVCDSSHLKIGHRIPGLSADEELEVRQIYYLLPMEMLYSVLTSEEMGSLNDKSSKAFKQGSLSFSKIFPVLGDFCLFPLTSETSKNLDSATNGPEPAERYARQRSWKPALETIIEAPTPPYA; encoded by the exons ATGACGTGCTTGAGGAGATTGGAAGTAGGTGACCAGCCAGATGGATTATATTTCAAGAAAATGCTTGATACCATGTCATATCATTGG ACTTGCCCTCCCGGTGTGTGGACTCTGTGTGATTGTGTCATGGGAAATGTAGCACTATGTGCACCTTCGATCATCTCCAGTGGTGTGGTGAAAGTTTTATTTAGTGATGGAAGATTGGTAATCTACACAAGGCCAGTGAAGGCAGCTGAACTTATGCTGGAAAACCCTGGTCAATTTGTCTGTGATTCTTCCCATCTAAAGATCGGTCATCGAATTCCAGGACTCTCAGCTGATGAAGAGCTCGAAGTTAGGCAAATTTACTATCTTCTCCCCATGGAAATGCTGTATTCAGTCCTGACAAGTGAAGAAATGGGCTCTCTGAATGATAAGTCTTCCAAAGCATTCAAGCAAGGAAGTCTAAGCTTTTCAAAGATTTTTCCAGTTCTTGGTGATTTCTGCCTGTTTCCATTAACTTCAGAAACCAGTAAGAATTTGGACTCTGCCACAAATGGTCCAGAGCCAGCGGAAAGGTATGCAAGACAGAGATCATGGAAACCTGCATTGGAGACCATCATTGAAGCGCCAACGCCACCATATGCCTAG
- the LOC113739696 gene encoding uncharacterized protein isoform X1 — protein MAIVTGDRYLESLVRYVENNAEPLIEGTLVLKLNPVGLRYVQSRLEALSELESLLSGAPVDYLRAYISDLGDHRALEQLRRILRLLPSLKVVSVLPPPGRDPTPLSLLPFGRLKVLELRGCDLSTSAARGLLELRHTLEKLICHNSTDALRHVFASRIAEIKNSPQWNRLSFVSCACNGLLLMDESLQLLPAIDTLDLSRNKFSKVDNLRKCTKLKHLDLGFNHLRSIASFSEVLCQIVKLVLRNNALTTLRGIQNLKSLEGLDVSYNMISNFSEIEILSGLPSLQSLLLEGNPLCFARWYRAQVFSYFPFPNSLKLDEKKISTREYWKRQIIVAGRQKQPASFGFYSPAKDDGELDGTINTKRRYVLQKRTSRLASIESEDQSTCVCSDQDSALGDSENQSKKEDANSDEEEIADLMNRIEIMKKERSALWFQEFKEWMSPVTQSFDDRKCTGTNNSVNEEVYVKGNTRHRYPGESSRYVSDSFQASGDDSSTNILESDNSFADASLGWNTQSSLDRIGEVASTLFTGQSGGDSVPVIRSFPMDKEHPKSLKNQGSMSAIDNRVESNSSSIAPGSPPHYQQDILHRRQNLEEEFLQFSAESLSVASTDSDTSSEEDSAEFGSWIPQVDRSLIGNFSGTGLDDCSTALCSDDVHHEGENRASASEQNGLCELDIGTRGIPGVENEADWQEEKLRKKKSKRRVVSLAEEDNVDIEPGPVHKSNGDLDIYKVETRHEHHRYISGKESLSMESDDMIMTILNSNNANFGAPESCRQFVRCRCLLQEKSELVESEVAILSGVNKFYVLLGGESDGSVTCLKLIGCHEIGDVREVFVGLGLQVVRVCCKDKSYLFITMSVEKSRKLLALLDSFDSSVLQDNCPLTSLEQVQVNIFERHVYGSATMSIFQYSMVMFWSSNLEEGLWLSRSLFVLKWQLLVCIEDLKQFGTLAEEKSSSSYFILDASCSIINISEMVIDNKDRECMTLALQCALDKQDAGHATLAKGKPSSGPFTWKFKWFSEESLYKFVALLKAIHAELTTSPLCVRWIS, from the exons atGGCAATTGTAACTGGAGATAGATACTTGGAATCCTTGGTTCGATACGTGGAGAATAACGCTGAGCCATTGATCGAAGGAACTTTGGTTTTGAAATTGAACCCGGTTGGTTTGCGGTATGTGCAATCGAGGCTTGAGGCGTTATCGGAGCTGGAGAGCTTGCTTTCCGGAGCTCCGGTGGACTATCTCCGAGCTTACATTTCCGACCTTGGTGACCACCGCGCTCTCGAGCAGCTTCGCCGGATCCTCCGCCTTCTTCCGTCGCTTAAGGTGGTTTCTGTGCTTCCCCCTCCTGGTAGGGACCCTACTCCTTTGTCGTTGTTGCCGTTTGGGAGATTGAAGGTTCTGGAGCTTCGTGGGTGTGATTTGTCTACGTCCGCCGCAAGAGGGTTGTTAGAATTGAGGCATACTTTGGAGAAATTAATCTGCCACAACTCAACT GATGCATTACGCCACGTATTTGCTAGTAGAATTGCAGAAATTAAGAATTCTCCACAGTGGAACCGCTTGTCATTTGTTTCGTGTGCTTGTAATGGCTTACTTCTCATGGATGAGTCTTTGCAGCTTCTTCCTGCTATTGACACCCTTGATTTAAgtagaaataaattttccaAGGTGGACAATCTACGGAAGTGCACTAAATTAAAGCATCTGGACCTTGGTTTCAATCATCTGAGAAGTATTGCATCATTTAGTGAG GTGTTGTGTCAAATTGTTAAGCTTGTCTTGAGGAACAATGCTCTTACTACTTTGCGTGGAATCCAGAACTTGAAGTCACTTGAGGGTCTTGATGTCTCCTACAACATGATTTCCAATTTCTCAGAGATAGAGATTCTGTCTGGCCTTCCATCGCTTCAAAGCTTGTTGTTGGAAGGGAATCCTCTCTGTTTTGCAAGATGGTATCGAGCTCAAGTTTTCAGCTATTTTCCTTTCCCTAATAGT CTGAAACTGGATGAAAAGAAAATCTCCACAAGAGAGTATTGGAAACGGCAAATTATTGTTGCTGGTAGACAGAAGCAACCTGCTAGCTTTGGATTTTACTCACCAGCAAAAGATGACGGTGAATTGGATGGAACTATAAACACAAAAAGG AGATATGTGTTGCAGAAGAGGACATCTCGTCTTGCTAGCATTGAGAGTGAAGATCAGAGCACATGTGTGTGCTCTGACCAAGATTCAGCTTTGGGTGATAGTGAAAATCAAAGCAAAAAGGAGGATGCCAATTCGGATGAGGAAGAAATAGCTGATCTGATGAACAGGATTGAAATTATGAAAAAAGAACGGTCTGCTCTATGGTTTCAGGAATTCAAAGAATGGATGTCTCCTGTTACTCAAAGTTTTGATGATAGAAAATGCACAGGGACTAATAACAGTGTCAATGAAGAAGTGTATGTGAAAGGCAATACTAGACATAGGTATCCTGGTGAGAGCTCAAGATATGTATCTGACTCTTTTCAAGCTTCTGGAGATGATAGTAGTACAAATATATTGGAATCCGATAACTCCTTTGCTGATGCATCTTTGGGTTGGAATAcccaaagctcacttgatcgaaTTGGTGAAGTAGCTTCAACACTTTTCACAGGACAATCTGGTGGGGATTCTGTTCCTGTTATCAGAAGTTTTCCCATGGATAAGGAGCAtccaaaatctttaaaaaatCAAGGCAGCATGTCTGCAATTGATAATAGGGTTGAATCCAATTCATCTTCAATTGCACCGGGTTCACCTCCTCACTACCAACAGGATATTTTGCATCGACGTCAGAACTTGGAAGAAGAATTTCTACAGTTCTCTGCTGAGTCCCTTTCAGTTGCGTCCACTGATAGTGATACTAGTAGCGAGGAGGATTCTGCTGAATTTGGTTCCTGGATACCTCAGGTTGATCGATCACTGATTGGTAATTTCTCAGGAACGGGTTTGGATGATTGCTCAACTGCACTTTGCTCGGATGATGTGCACCATGAAGGAGAGAACCGAGCTTCTGCATCAGAGCAAAATGGTTTGTGTGAATTAGATATAGGTACTAGAGGGATTCCTGGTGTTGAGAATGAGGCTGATTGGCAGGAGGAGAAGTTGCGAAAAAAGAAATCGAAAAGAAGAGTCGTTTCATTAGCAGAGGAGGATAATGTTGATATAGAACCAGGGCCAGTTCACAAGTCAAATGGAGATTTGGACATTTATAAAGTTGAAACAAGACATGAACATCATAGATATATATCTGGGAAAGAATCCTTATCTATGGAGTCAGATGATATGATTATGACCATTTTGAACTCAAATAATGCGAATTTTGGAGCTCCTGAATCTTGTAGACAATTTGTACGTTGCAGATGCTTGCTTCAGGAGAAATCTGAGTTGGTGGAAAg TGAAGTAGCCATACTGAGTGGCGTGAACAAATTTTATGTACTACTCGGTGGTGAATCTGATGGGTCAG TAACCTGTTTAAAGCTTATTGGTTGTCATGAAATTGGAGATGTGAGAGAGGTTTTTGTTGGTTTGGGACTTCAGGTCGTAAG GGTATGCTGCAAAGACAAATCATATTTGTTCATTACCATGAGTGTAGAGAAATCCAGAAAATTGCTAGCTCTATTGGATTCCTTTGATTCATCTGTATTGCAGGATAACTGCCCACTCACGAG TTTGGAGCAGGTTCAAGTTAATATCTTCGAGAGGCATGTATATGGAAGTGCAACCATGAGCATTTTTCAGTACTCAATGGTGATGTTTTGGAGCAGCAATTTAGAAG AGGGCCTCTGGCTTTCAAGGTCTCTATTTGTGCTCAAGTGGCAGCTACTTGTGTGTATTGAAGATCTGAAACAGTTTGGCACCCTCGCAGAGGAAAAATCTTCCTCATCCTATTTCATTCTGGATGCTTCTTGTTCTATCATCAACATATCTGAGATG gTGATTGATAACAAGGACAGAGAGTGCATGACCTTGGCTTTACAATGTGCTTTAGATAAACAGGATGCAGGGCATGCAACTCTTGCTAAGGGAAAGCCATCTTCGGGTCCTTTCACATGGAAGTTCAAATGGTTCTCTGAAGAAAGTTTATACAAGTTCGTGGCACTGTTGAAGGCAATTCATGCCGAGTTGACCACATCACCTCTGTGCGTACGCTGGATATCATGA
- the LOC113738709 gene encoding uncharacterized protein, producing MASVPCSDISNSVLCKSRAISLVGLSSFPLSEPKAGGLPYPSRDRVISQGILRKGTLPYIRRGLHGFVTKKVTTIPRSNISSNSSDGSGDDSSDQDKTPFGYTRKDVLLIGLGVTLFGIGLKSGLEFFGVDPLQAGNVVQLVLVLGLTVGWISTYIFRVSNKEMTYAQQLRDYESKVMEKRLESLTEAELQALLEQVEEEKSQPTQGEQRT from the exons ATGGCATCCGTACCATGTTCAGACATAAGTAACAGCGTTTTATGCAAAAGTAGAGCGATTTCTTTGGTGGGCTTGTCTTCTTTTCCATTATCAGAGCCAAAGGCGGGAGGTTTACCCTACCCCTCTAGAG ATAGAGTTATCTCACAGGGAATTCTTAGAAAAGGAACTTTGCCTTATATTAGAAGGGGATTGCATGGCTTCGTGACAAAGAAAGTGACTACAATTCCCAGGAGCAACATATCCTCAAACTCCAGTGATGGTAGTGGTGATGACTCCTCTGACCAAGACAAG ACCCCTTTTGGATACACAAGAAAGGATGTTCTATTGATTGGTCTTGGAGTAACTCTTTTTGGAATAGGCCTGAAAAGTGGATTGGAG TTCTTTGGAGTTGATCCTTTGCAGGCTGGGAATGTTGTCCAGTTAGTCCTGGTTTTGGGTTTGACAGTAGGGTGGATCTCAACATACATTTTCAGAGTTTCGAACAAGGAAATGACCTATGCTCAACAATTACGAGATTATGAAAGCAAAGTCATGGAG AAAAGACTGGAGAGTTTAACAGAAGCAGAGTTACAAGCACTGCTGGAACAGGTCGAGGAAGAGAAAAGCCAACCGACTCAAGGCGAGCAACGTACCTGA
- the LOC113738751 gene encoding uncharacterized protein At3g17950-like, whose product MLDPANELLPPPSSPTISSVSSSDLDTESTGSFFHDRSTTLGTLMGVTFPAITFRAPSRSHSQHRQLQTATTNGPVNVCRRNKKAKKNRAVAMAAEEDERRRWRRRRWWRFCRDECDCQPSSLGEYLEVERRFGDGAFFGGAATELEGVGGIHMQPTDGRVLFANGRVLPPAQVDEAESAAGGLCRFSVVSLGGICSGGGGGGVG is encoded by the exons ATGTTGGATCCTGCAAATGAGCTGCTGCCTCCTCCATCATCTCCCACCATCTCTTCCGTTTCCTCTTCCGATCTTGACACCGAG TCTACTGGTTCATTTTTCCATGACCGGAGTACGACATTAGGGACGTTGATGGGCGTCACGTTTCCAGCTATTACATTCAGAGCTCCTTCCCGGTCCCACTCTCAGCACCGGCAACTTCAGACGGCGACGACAAACGGCCCCGTTAACGTCTGCCGGAGAAACAAGAAGGCGAAGAAGAACAGGGCGGTTGCAATGGCGGCCGAGGAGGATGAGAGGCGGCGGTGGAGAAGACGAAGGTGGTGGAGGTTTTGCAGGGATGAGTGTGATTGTCAGCCATCTTCGTTAGGGGAGTATTTGGAGGTGGAAAGGAGGTTCGGGGACGGCGCATTTTTTGGTGGTGCTGCGACGGAGCTTGAAGGAGTTGGAGGAATCCATATGCAGCCCACAGACGGGAGGGTTTTGTTTGCTAATGGGAGGGTTCTGCCACCTGCCCAGGTGGATGAAGCGGAGTCGGCCGCCGGAGGCTTATGTAGATTCTCGGTGGTGTCTCTCGGTGGCATCTGCAGTGGTGGCGGCGGCGGAGGTGTCGGATAG
- the LOC113739696 gene encoding uncharacterized protein isoform X2 gives MAIVTGDRYLESLVRYVENNAEPLIEGTLVLKLNPVGLRYVQSRLEALSELESLLSGAPVDYLRAYISDLGDHRALEQLRRILRLLPSLKVVSVLPPPGRDPTPLSLLPFGRLKVLELRGCDLSTSAARGLLELRHTLEKLICHNSTDALRHVFASRIAEIKNSPQWNRLSFVSCACNGLLLMDESLQLLPAIDTLDLSRNKFSKVDNLRKCTKLKHLDLGFNHLRSIASFSEVLCQIVKLVLRNNALTTLRGIQNLKSLEGLDVSYNMISNFSEIEILSGLPSLQSLLLEGNPLCFARWYRAQVFSYFPFPNSLKLDEKKISTREYWKRQIIVAGRQKQPASFGFYSPAKDDGELDGTINTKRKRTSRLASIESEDQSTCVCSDQDSALGDSENQSKKEDANSDEEEIADLMNRIEIMKKERSALWFQEFKEWMSPVTQSFDDRKCTGTNNSVNEEVYVKGNTRHRYPGESSRYVSDSFQASGDDSSTNILESDNSFADASLGWNTQSSLDRIGEVASTLFTGQSGGDSVPVIRSFPMDKEHPKSLKNQGSMSAIDNRVESNSSSIAPGSPPHYQQDILHRRQNLEEEFLQFSAESLSVASTDSDTSSEEDSAEFGSWIPQVDRSLIGNFSGTGLDDCSTALCSDDVHHEGENRASASEQNGLCELDIGTRGIPGVENEADWQEEKLRKKKSKRRVVSLAEEDNVDIEPGPVHKSNGDLDIYKVETRHEHHRYISGKESLSMESDDMIMTILNSNNANFGAPESCRQFVRCRCLLQEKSELVESEVAILSGVNKFYVLLGGESDGSVTCLKLIGCHEIGDVREVFVGLGLQVVRVCCKDKSYLFITMSVEKSRKLLALLDSFDSSVLQDNCPLTSLEQVQVNIFERHVYGSATMSIFQYSMVMFWSSNLEEGLWLSRSLFVLKWQLLVCIEDLKQFGTLAEEKSSSSYFILDASCSIINISEMVIDNKDRECMTLALQCALDKQDAGHATLAKGKPSSGPFTWKFKWFSEESLYKFVALLKAIHAELTTSPLCVRWIS, from the exons atGGCAATTGTAACTGGAGATAGATACTTGGAATCCTTGGTTCGATACGTGGAGAATAACGCTGAGCCATTGATCGAAGGAACTTTGGTTTTGAAATTGAACCCGGTTGGTTTGCGGTATGTGCAATCGAGGCTTGAGGCGTTATCGGAGCTGGAGAGCTTGCTTTCCGGAGCTCCGGTGGACTATCTCCGAGCTTACATTTCCGACCTTGGTGACCACCGCGCTCTCGAGCAGCTTCGCCGGATCCTCCGCCTTCTTCCGTCGCTTAAGGTGGTTTCTGTGCTTCCCCCTCCTGGTAGGGACCCTACTCCTTTGTCGTTGTTGCCGTTTGGGAGATTGAAGGTTCTGGAGCTTCGTGGGTGTGATTTGTCTACGTCCGCCGCAAGAGGGTTGTTAGAATTGAGGCATACTTTGGAGAAATTAATCTGCCACAACTCAACT GATGCATTACGCCACGTATTTGCTAGTAGAATTGCAGAAATTAAGAATTCTCCACAGTGGAACCGCTTGTCATTTGTTTCGTGTGCTTGTAATGGCTTACTTCTCATGGATGAGTCTTTGCAGCTTCTTCCTGCTATTGACACCCTTGATTTAAgtagaaataaattttccaAGGTGGACAATCTACGGAAGTGCACTAAATTAAAGCATCTGGACCTTGGTTTCAATCATCTGAGAAGTATTGCATCATTTAGTGAG GTGTTGTGTCAAATTGTTAAGCTTGTCTTGAGGAACAATGCTCTTACTACTTTGCGTGGAATCCAGAACTTGAAGTCACTTGAGGGTCTTGATGTCTCCTACAACATGATTTCCAATTTCTCAGAGATAGAGATTCTGTCTGGCCTTCCATCGCTTCAAAGCTTGTTGTTGGAAGGGAATCCTCTCTGTTTTGCAAGATGGTATCGAGCTCAAGTTTTCAGCTATTTTCCTTTCCCTAATAGT CTGAAACTGGATGAAAAGAAAATCTCCACAAGAGAGTATTGGAAACGGCAAATTATTGTTGCTGGTAGACAGAAGCAACCTGCTAGCTTTGGATTTTACTCACCAGCAAAAGATGACGGTGAATTGGATGGAACTATAAACACAAAAAGG AAGAGGACATCTCGTCTTGCTAGCATTGAGAGTGAAGATCAGAGCACATGTGTGTGCTCTGACCAAGATTCAGCTTTGGGTGATAGTGAAAATCAAAGCAAAAAGGAGGATGCCAATTCGGATGAGGAAGAAATAGCTGATCTGATGAACAGGATTGAAATTATGAAAAAAGAACGGTCTGCTCTATGGTTTCAGGAATTCAAAGAATGGATGTCTCCTGTTACTCAAAGTTTTGATGATAGAAAATGCACAGGGACTAATAACAGTGTCAATGAAGAAGTGTATGTGAAAGGCAATACTAGACATAGGTATCCTGGTGAGAGCTCAAGATATGTATCTGACTCTTTTCAAGCTTCTGGAGATGATAGTAGTACAAATATATTGGAATCCGATAACTCCTTTGCTGATGCATCTTTGGGTTGGAATAcccaaagctcacttgatcgaaTTGGTGAAGTAGCTTCAACACTTTTCACAGGACAATCTGGTGGGGATTCTGTTCCTGTTATCAGAAGTTTTCCCATGGATAAGGAGCAtccaaaatctttaaaaaatCAAGGCAGCATGTCTGCAATTGATAATAGGGTTGAATCCAATTCATCTTCAATTGCACCGGGTTCACCTCCTCACTACCAACAGGATATTTTGCATCGACGTCAGAACTTGGAAGAAGAATTTCTACAGTTCTCTGCTGAGTCCCTTTCAGTTGCGTCCACTGATAGTGATACTAGTAGCGAGGAGGATTCTGCTGAATTTGGTTCCTGGATACCTCAGGTTGATCGATCACTGATTGGTAATTTCTCAGGAACGGGTTTGGATGATTGCTCAACTGCACTTTGCTCGGATGATGTGCACCATGAAGGAGAGAACCGAGCTTCTGCATCAGAGCAAAATGGTTTGTGTGAATTAGATATAGGTACTAGAGGGATTCCTGGTGTTGAGAATGAGGCTGATTGGCAGGAGGAGAAGTTGCGAAAAAAGAAATCGAAAAGAAGAGTCGTTTCATTAGCAGAGGAGGATAATGTTGATATAGAACCAGGGCCAGTTCACAAGTCAAATGGAGATTTGGACATTTATAAAGTTGAAACAAGACATGAACATCATAGATATATATCTGGGAAAGAATCCTTATCTATGGAGTCAGATGATATGATTATGACCATTTTGAACTCAAATAATGCGAATTTTGGAGCTCCTGAATCTTGTAGACAATTTGTACGTTGCAGATGCTTGCTTCAGGAGAAATCTGAGTTGGTGGAAAg TGAAGTAGCCATACTGAGTGGCGTGAACAAATTTTATGTACTACTCGGTGGTGAATCTGATGGGTCAG TAACCTGTTTAAAGCTTATTGGTTGTCATGAAATTGGAGATGTGAGAGAGGTTTTTGTTGGTTTGGGACTTCAGGTCGTAAG GGTATGCTGCAAAGACAAATCATATTTGTTCATTACCATGAGTGTAGAGAAATCCAGAAAATTGCTAGCTCTATTGGATTCCTTTGATTCATCTGTATTGCAGGATAACTGCCCACTCACGAG TTTGGAGCAGGTTCAAGTTAATATCTTCGAGAGGCATGTATATGGAAGTGCAACCATGAGCATTTTTCAGTACTCAATGGTGATGTTTTGGAGCAGCAATTTAGAAG AGGGCCTCTGGCTTTCAAGGTCTCTATTTGTGCTCAAGTGGCAGCTACTTGTGTGTATTGAAGATCTGAAACAGTTTGGCACCCTCGCAGAGGAAAAATCTTCCTCATCCTATTTCATTCTGGATGCTTCTTGTTCTATCATCAACATATCTGAGATG gTGATTGATAACAAGGACAGAGAGTGCATGACCTTGGCTTTACAATGTGCTTTAGATAAACAGGATGCAGGGCATGCAACTCTTGCTAAGGGAAAGCCATCTTCGGGTCCTTTCACATGGAAGTTCAAATGGTTCTCTGAAGAAAGTTTATACAAGTTCGTGGCACTGTTGAAGGCAATTCATGCCGAGTTGACCACATCACCTCTGTGCGTACGCTGGATATCATGA